The following proteins come from a genomic window of Bacteroidota bacterium:
- the dut gene encoding dUTP diphosphatase, with protein sequence MQEPIRVPLKRLPHAEGLDLPFYATPQSAGMDLRAAVPEAEPMMIGPGEVVLVPTGLQIALPPGYEAQVRPRSGLAVKHKITVLNSPGTIDSDYRGECKVILINHGKEAFAIQRGERIAQMVIAAHAQVAWDERNSLDETERGAGGFGSTGI encoded by the coding sequence ATGCAAGAGCCGATTCGTGTGCCTTTGAAGCGACTGCCCCACGCCGAGGGCCTTGATTTGCCGTTTTATGCAACACCCCAGAGCGCCGGCATGGATTTGCGCGCAGCCGTGCCCGAAGCTGAGCCCATGATGATTGGGCCAGGTGAAGTGGTGCTGGTCCCTACCGGATTACAAATTGCACTTCCGCCGGGCTACGAAGCCCAGGTTCGCCCCCGCAGTGGCCTTGCAGTCAAACACAAAATCACTGTGCTGAACAGCCCGGGTACCATCGACAGTGATTATCGCGGGGAGTGCAAGGTTATCCTGATCAATCATGGCAAAGAGGCTTTTGCTATCCAACGCGGCGAGCGCATCGCGCAAATGGTCATCGCTGCCCATGCGCAAGTTGCATGGGACGAGCGCAACAGTCTCGACGAAACCGAACGCGGCGCCGGCGGATTTGGCTCAACAGGGATTTAG
- a CDS encoding sodium:solute symporter family protein encodes MMTLFGELFSNPYILATLVYLFALLGVGVYKSKVVNSSDDFMVAGRTLPWYILVGTLLATWMGNGSLFGGAGLGYRNGLASLWYSAGAWAGIVIVYFIARRIRNFGQVTVPDIFEARYGKASRVLATLITVIAYLTIVSYQFKGGGRVIAIMTDGLITIEQGIMITAIFAILYTVLAGMLSVVYTDVVNGVLMTGGVLVGLGFLLYQVGGLDVVMNAAEESGKWSVFGNWADERENVNSGPIIAFSFLIPTMLLLLGDANMYQRIFSAEDSGQAQKAVFFWVIGVVILETSFQFFGLVGSVAVDQGLITNLFEEGRAGTENIIPAAAGQALPLVLGMVLVATMMAVIVSTADSFLLVPATNLTRDVWQRFVNPDLSEKNVVRLGRIFVLGLGLIAYLLVEQFPTILDAAYTAYLIYGAAITPPLMAAFLWKRATWQGAVASILVGSFTTLIWTFYLSSQPYFSSWSPFLQEATYPAVLLSILTLVGVSLATPKPADEVWKPFFDNT; translated from the coding sequence ATGATGACACTATTCGGGGAGCTGTTTAGCAATCCCTATATCCTGGCTACGTTGGTCTATTTGTTCGCTTTGTTGGGCGTAGGCGTCTATAAAAGCAAGGTTGTCAATTCCAGTGACGACTTTATGGTAGCCGGCCGCACCTTGCCCTGGTACATTCTTGTGGGCACCCTGCTGGCTACCTGGATGGGCAATGGTTCGCTGTTCGGCGGTGCCGGCCTCGGATACCGCAACGGCCTCGCCAGCCTCTGGTACAGCGCCGGCGCATGGGCCGGTATCGTTATCGTGTACTTTATCGCCCGGCGCATCAGGAATTTTGGACAGGTAACCGTTCCAGACATCTTTGAGGCGCGTTATGGAAAAGCGTCGCGTGTGTTAGCAACCCTGATCACTGTTATTGCCTATCTCACGATCGTTTCTTACCAGTTTAAGGGGGGCGGGCGCGTGATTGCAATCATGACGGATGGTTTGATTACCATCGAACAAGGCATCATGATTACGGCGATCTTTGCGATTCTCTACACCGTGCTTGCCGGTATGTTATCTGTGGTTTACACAGATGTAGTCAATGGTGTGTTAATGACCGGTGGAGTGCTGGTTGGACTTGGCTTTCTGTTGTATCAGGTTGGTGGACTGGATGTGGTCATGAATGCCGCTGAGGAATCTGGCAAATGGTCTGTCTTTGGTAACTGGGCTGATGAACGCGAAAATGTAAATTCAGGGCCTATCATTGCCTTCTCGTTCCTTATACCGACGATGTTGTTGCTGCTCGGTGATGCCAATATGTATCAGCGTATTTTTAGCGCAGAGGACAGCGGGCAGGCGCAAAAGGCCGTCTTTTTCTGGGTCATAGGTGTAGTTATTCTGGAAACCAGTTTTCAGTTCTTCGGATTGGTTGGTAGTGTTGCTGTTGATCAGGGATTGATTACCAACCTGTTTGAAGAAGGCCGCGCCGGCACCGAGAACATCATACCGGCTGCCGCAGGGCAAGCCTTGCCCCTTGTGCTCGGAATGGTGCTGGTTGCAACCATGATGGCCGTGATCGTTTCAACGGCAGACTCCTTCCTGCTGGTGCCGGCTACAAACCTGACCCGCGACGTATGGCAGCGTTTTGTGAATCCTGACTTGAGCGAAAAAAATGTGGTTCGTCTCGGACGCATTTTTGTACTTGGTCTTGGACTCATCGCTTACTTGCTTGTCGAGCAATTTCCAACCATTCTGGATGCGGCATACACCGCCTACCTGATTTACGGCGCAGCAATCACGCCACCCTTGATGGCAGCATTCCTGTGGAAACGTGCGACGTGGCAGGGTGCCGTTGCCAGTATTCTTGTGGGAAGCTTTACCACGTTGATTTGGACTTTCTATCTGTCCAGTCAGCCTTATTTCTCGTCGTGGAGTCCGTTTCTACAAGAAGCCACGTACCCGGCTGTGTTGCTGTCTATTCTTACGCTTGTGGGTGTAAGCCTTGCAACGCCAAAGCCGGCTGACGAAGTCTGGAAACCATTTTTCGACAATACCTGA
- the aspS gene encoding aspartate--tRNA ligase encodes MSEQQTLRLISEVDEHGQRTNNCGELREANVNENVTLKGWVDTRRDLGGVIFIDLRDRHGLTQIVFSPQDNENAHVKAENLRTEDVISIEGVVRPRSKETVNAKLPTGAIEISVQSLFILNTSQPVPFPVSSHEEKRKLANEELRLRYRYLDLRRPELLEKLVMRHKIYQTTRSVFVKNNFLEVETPVLMKSTPEGARDFLVPSRVHPGEFYALPQSPQTYKQILMIAGFDRYFQIVKCFRDEDLRADRQPEFTQVDVEISFATEELIYGLMEELMTSLFKEIKGIDLPTPFPRVSYAEAIHRYGSDKPDLRFGLEINDISSAFEGSGFRVFDNLLESGGKIVAVKVPGEGDRGRGAMDRLDKDIVRKRIGAGGLVYFKLPSDGSATFSSVKAEVLPSAFVDKAIAQMDAKAGDLVLVLAGKNPEVFEQMGTLRLHMAKELNLIPEGGDGPWNFLWVTDFPLLDWDEDGQRFHAMHHPFTSPLPADFDKMFDDPGSVRARAYDLVLNGYEIGGGSIRIHSREIQNQMFKLLDIQAEEASRRFGFLLEALEYGAPPHGGIALGLDRIAMLMSGTENIRDVIAFPKTQSAQELMVSSPDIVDDHQLNDLHIRVQLPESED; translated from the coding sequence ATGTCAGAACAACAAACTTTACGACTGATATCGGAAGTCGACGAACACGGACAGCGCACCAACAACTGCGGCGAGTTACGCGAAGCAAACGTTAATGAAAATGTTACCCTCAAAGGCTGGGTTGATACCCGCCGGGATTTGGGCGGCGTTATTTTCATCGATTTGCGCGATCGCCACGGGCTTACACAAATCGTATTTTCACCGCAGGATAATGAAAATGCGCACGTAAAAGCCGAGAATTTGCGCACCGAAGACGTGATTTCTATTGAAGGTGTTGTTCGGCCGCGTTCTAAAGAAACGGTAAACGCCAAACTACCAACCGGCGCTATTGAGATCAGTGTACAGAGCCTGTTCATCCTGAACACGTCACAGCCAGTACCTTTTCCTGTTTCATCACACGAAGAAAAGCGCAAACTGGCCAACGAAGAATTACGCCTGCGGTATCGCTATCTAGACCTCCGCCGGCCGGAGTTGCTGGAAAAGCTTGTGATGCGGCATAAAATTTACCAGACCACGCGCAGCGTATTTGTTAAAAATAATTTCCTGGAAGTAGAAACGCCGGTCCTGATGAAATCGACGCCTGAAGGCGCGCGCGACTTTCTGGTCCCCAGTCGTGTTCATCCTGGAGAGTTCTATGCCCTGCCCCAGTCTCCGCAGACGTACAAGCAAATTCTGATGATAGCCGGCTTTGACCGCTATTTCCAGATTGTAAAGTGCTTCCGCGATGAAGACCTGCGTGCAGACCGGCAACCTGAGTTTACACAGGTGGATGTTGAAATTTCGTTTGCTACGGAAGAGTTGATCTACGGCTTGATGGAAGAACTTATGACTTCCCTCTTCAAAGAGATCAAAGGCATCGACCTGCCAACGCCGTTCCCGCGCGTGTCGTACGCTGAGGCTATCCATCGATACGGCAGCGACAAACCAGATTTGCGGTTTGGCCTCGAAATCAACGACATCAGTAGCGCCTTTGAAGGATCGGGCTTCCGCGTATTTGACAACCTGCTTGAATCTGGCGGTAAAATTGTAGCCGTGAAAGTGCCAGGCGAAGGAGACCGTGGTCGCGGTGCGATGGACCGCCTCGATAAAGACATCGTACGTAAACGCATTGGTGCCGGCGGCCTTGTTTATTTCAAGCTACCGTCAGACGGTTCAGCAACATTCTCCTCTGTGAAAGCAGAAGTACTACCTTCGGCTTTTGTAGATAAAGCTATTGCGCAGATGGATGCCAAAGCAGGCGATCTGGTGCTTGTACTTGCCGGCAAAAATCCAGAAGTGTTTGAACAGATGGGTACGCTCCGTCTGCACATGGCAAAAGAACTCAACCTGATTCCTGAAGGGGGAGATGGCCCCTGGAATTTCCTGTGGGTTACCGACTTCCCATTGCTCGATTGGGACGAAGATGGACAGCGTTTCCACGCCATGCACCATCCGTTTACATCACCGCTGCCAGCAGATTTCGACAAAATGTTCGATGATCCTGGATCCGTACGTGCCCGTGCATATGACCTCGTGCTGAATGGCTACGAAATTGGTGGTGGATCTATCAGGATTCATAGCCGGGAAATTCAGAACCAGATGTTCAAGCTGCTCGATATCCAGGCTGAAGAAGCAAGCCGGCGTTTTGGCTTTCTTCTCGAAGCACTGGAGTACGGCGCGCCACCACACGGCGGCATCGCACTGGGCCTCGACCGCATTGCCATGTTGATGTCTGGCACGGAAAATATCCGCGACGTGATTGCGTTCCCCAAAACCCAGTCAGCGCAAGAGTTGATGGTATCATCACCTGATATCGTAGACGACCATCAGCTCAATGACTTGCATATTCGGGTACAGTTGCCAGAATCTGAAGACTAA